Genomic DNA from Paenibacillus sp. MBLB1832:
TTTAACCAAAAAGGTTCTTTCAAAGGCAACACAAACATCACAATCAACATCAACTTCAATGATATGAAAAATGCAGAATGGGCTATGCGCTACATTGCAAGCTTAGCTTCCAAACGCGTATTCGAAGGATATGAAGATGGCTCGTTCAAACCAGAAAAAACAGTTACTCGCATCGAGGCCATTACGGCTGCGGTTCGTTTGATGGGTCTGCGTGAGCAAGCAGAATCCGATGCTGAGAAAGCAACGAAATTGAATTTTAAAGATGCCGACAAAGTTCCTGCTTGGGCAGTAGGTTACGTGGCAGTAGCACTTGAGAACGACTTGTTCACAGAAAGCGACGACAGCGTGAAGCCGAACGAAGAAGCTAACCGTCTATGGGCGACAACGCTTTTGGTTAAAGCTTTGAAATTGAATGCAGAAGCGAAAGCGCAAATGACAGCAACGCTTACTTTTAAAGATGCGAAAAAAGTTCCTGCTGGTTCCGTAGGTTATGTGAAAGTAGCTGTCGATAAAGGTCTAGTTAATGGCTTTGAAGACAACACTTTCCGCCCAGAGCAAAACGTAACACGTGCACAACTTGCTGCCTTGTTAGATCGTACAAGCGAGCAATTGCCTGGTCAAGATCAAAACACGAGCACAGGAACAGTTAGTACAGCTGTTTACAACAATGTTCTTGGCGTGACTTCTAATGGTACTGTAACGAACTACAACTTGCACCCAGATGTATTCGTTCTACGTAACGGTGTGAAAGTAGCCCCATCCCAAATTGCTGTTGGTGACACAGTTAAACTTCGTAAATATGAAGACACTGTTGTGTTCATAGAAGTGACTGGAACGGCTCCTGTTAGCACAAACTTTGATGTTGTGGGCATTTTGAGCGCAACAACGATCAATGCACAAGGTAAAATTGCAACAATCACGTTAACTCAAAACATCAACGGTGTGGATCAATCCACTGTTTATAATGTAGGTGCGAACTTCACGTTGACAGGTAACCTTGCAAACTTCTCTACAGGTCATGTGGTTGAGCTTAAAGGTTCCAACCAAGCTGTTACAACTATCGACGTAAAATAAGAAAGTAGAAATAGAAAAAGGTTAGCTTCAATAAGCTCCTGGCTGCGATCAGCTAGGGGCTTATTGTTCGTGATGGCAGCCTTGCATAAGTTGGAAAGTGAATAGACAAACTATCCGATATCTTGGAAGGAGTGGATGGAGGATGGAAGAAAGTTTGTTAACGACATTTAAGCGTTATTATGCCGATTACAGAGAGGCTGAGGGCGTTGATGAAAGCTTCAGTGATGCGTACCAGGCCATCGCTTATCATGTCATTAATCAGACGGAGCATTACGTGCAAGAGGGCAATCTGGGAGAAATTCAGAATTTGATTCGTGAATTTAAGGAACTCGGGCTGTCTATTGGTCCTAGCAATGATTCGATTAAGGAGCAATTTGAATTAGAGCTTGTTGAGCAAGTACTTAGTGAGTATTGAAAAAATGATTGAAAAGTTATTGAATAATTTAGCACTTGCAACCGTTGGATGGATTATGCTATATTGTAATTCCGACCGCGAAAGCGGACGGCAATTACTGTGGCGATCGTGGCGAAGGGGTTAACGCACCGGTTTGTGGATCCGGCATTCGTGGGTTCAAGTCCCATCGGTCGCCCTCTGATTTTAATAAATCTCATTTATCTTATGCGGTCGTGGTGGAACGGCAGACACACCATCTTGAGGGGGTGGCGCTCACAAGGCGTGAGGGTTCAAATCCCTCCGACCGCATCCCAGCTTTACAATGCTGAAAGCCTTGAAATAAAGGCTTTTTTTGTTTTTCTTGTTAGTAAATACGTTAAAGGCACTCCAAGCTAAATGGAAGTGCCTTTAATCATTTGTAAAGTTGCTATTACTTATTCATTTGTTTTCAAGCACGGACTCTACTTTTAAAAGATGTTGCATCATACGATCTGAGGCGAGTGTTTCGTTTTGGGCGCGGATGGCTTCATAGATGCCGATATGCTCTTCAAGCAGCTGTTGGCCTGAGGCCAACTCCGAAAAAAACCACAGTCTGCGGGAATCGCCCATGCTTTCCTGCATTCGCTTCGTGAGGCTGTCCATCATTTGAATGAAGAGCGAATTATGCGAAGCTTTGGCGATCAGCAAATGAAATTCAAGATCCGCCTCTTCAGACGCCTTCTCGTCTTCCAGCACCTCGTGCATGCGGGCAATCGTCTGCTCGAAGTGCTCCAGTTCAGCTTTCGTCCGGCGTTTGGCAGCCAATGCAGCGCAGCCGGATTCAATATATTTACGGATTTCCAGCACTTCCTGAATGGACTCTTTACGATGGAAAAAATCGCCGGATTCCAGCGGTGTTTCGGTCGGCAGCACTTTGCTTACGAAGGTGCCTCCGCCGTGGCGAATGTCAAGCCAACCCATAGCCTTCAAGGCGCTGAGAGCTTCGCGGATCGTTGAACGGCCAACGTTGAAGCCTGCAGCCAAATCAACAACGGAAGGTAGACGATACCCCGGCTCGTATTCGCCGGACTCGATTCGCTGCTTCAGTTGTTCCTGGACGATGTCCGAGCCTTTTTGAGGCTTAATGGACTGAAAGGATGATGACATGCCGTACCTCCTAATCTTTCTGTGGGTCCCCGGAAAGTAAATGGATATATACATCTATTCAATCATACGATATAATACTTGAAAAGTCATCAGATGACCTGCCCACTTTTATTTGATCATGTTGAGAGGAGCTTTGCCATGTTAGCTGAATCCATTCGCCAGCAACTTCGCCAAATTGTTGGAGAGGCTTGGTTTAAAGATGATCCTGAAGCGTTAGTCACACACTCCTACGATGCTACCCCCATGGTGCAAAATTTGCCGGACGGCGTAATATATCCACATACACGAGAACATGTATCCGAGATCCTTAAGCTTGCGAACGAGCATCGGATTCCGATTGTCGGCCGAGGTGCCGGCAGCAATCTTTGCGGCGGGACGGTTGCCACCGAGGGCGGAATCATTATGGTGATGAATCGGATGAACAAGCTGATCGAGATTGATCAAGAAAATCTCACGGCAACGTTTCAGCCAGGACTCAATACAAAGGAGTTCCACTTGGCCGTTGAGGCGCTCGGTTTATTTTATCCTCCAGATCCAAGCAGCATGGTGATTTCAACGCTTGGCGGAAACATTATGGAGTGCGCAGGCGGTCTGAGAGGGCTGAAGTACGGCACAACGAAGGACTATGTAATCGGGCTTGAAGCCGTACTTCCTTCTGGCGAGATTATTCGCACTGGCGGCAAATTGTATAAAGATGTAGCCGGCTACGATTTGACGAAGCTGCTCGTTGGTTCGGAAGGAACGCTTGCAATCATTACGGAAGCGACAGTGAAACTGTTGCCTGCTCCTAAATATAAGAAAACGATGCTAGCGATGTACAAGGATATTTATGCCGCGGCGAAAACCGTTTCCGCCATTATCGGTCATCAAATCATTCCGGCAACGCTAGAATTTATCGATAATCCAACTCTTCGCGTTGTTGAAGCTTTTAACAAAATTGGATTGCCGCTCGATATGGAAGCTGTGCTGTTAATCGAGCAAGACGGTAATGACATGGTGCAAGTCGAACGTGACATCGAAGCGATGACGCGGATTTGCCATGAGCAAGGAGCTGCGGACGTGAAGATCGCTAGCAGCGCGGAGGAAGCGACGAAGCTGATGATGGCGCGCCGAAGTGCCTTGTCAACGTTAGCCCGAATTCGTCCAACGACGATTCTCGAAGATGCGACGGTGCCGCGCTCGAAAATCGCCGATATGGTTATTGAAATCAACAAAATTGCTAAGAAATATAATGTGCAAATTTGTACATTCGGGCACGCTGGAGACGGCAACTTACATCCGACTTGTACGACGGACGCACGTGACAAGGATGAGATTCATCGTGTGGAGCAAGCGTTTGAGGAAATTTTCGATGCGGCCATTCGAATGGGCGGCACGATTACTGGTGAGCACGGCGTCGGCATGATGAAGGCGCCTTACTTGGAATGGAAGGTCGGCGAAGCGGGCATTGAATTGATGAAAGGGATCAAGCGTGCGTTTGATCCGAACAACATCATGAATCCCGGGAAAATTTTCGCAAAAGAATCCCGTAAAAGGCTGGTGGTTCAGCGATGAGTGAAACGTCCATTAAGCCGAAGCTGGCTTCAACTAGTGTGAATCCTTTGGCAGAGCGCTTGAAGCTCACACTGAACTACGATGAACTGAGCAACTGCATTCGCTGCGGCTTTTGTCAACCATCCTGTCCGACGTTCAAAGAGACGGGTATAGAAGCCGCGTCCCCACGTGGACGTCTTGCGCTTATGAAAGCAGTCGTCGACGATCTTATGGTGCCTGACGAGGCGTTTCGCGAGCAGATGGATTTATGCTTAGGCTGCCGCGCTTGTGAGCCTGTTTGCCCGGCTGACGTTAAGTACGGGCAGCTGCTAGAGCAGACACGAGATGCTATCGAAAAGCATACCGAGCACCGCTGGTGGGTAAAACCAATACGCAACGCAGTTTTCAAGCAGTTGTTCCCGAACCAGAAGAGAATGCGCTTGCTAGGCTCTGCGCTCCGTATTTATCAGCGCTTCGGCATCCAAGGATTGGTGCAAAAATCCGGATTTATGAAGCTTCTGCCAGACACAATGAGTCAAATGGAACGCATTCTGCCAGAGGCTTCCGCCAAGGGCGTTATCGAGCAGCTCGGTACATACGTGCCAGCGAGCGGCGGCAGGAAGCCTATCGCTACAGTCGGAATGTTCCGTGGCTGTATTATGGATGTGCTGTTCACAGAGACGAATATTAACACCGTCAAGCTGCTGTCTGAAGCGGGCTTTGATGTCGTCATTCCAGAGGCGCAGAATTGCTGCGGAGCGCTGCATGCGCACAGTGGAGAATTGGATCAAGCGCGGGAGCTGGCGAAGAAAAACGTCGATGCATTCCGAACCGCAGGTGTTGATTATATCATCTCCAATGCAGGAGGCTGCGGCGCATTACTGGTCGAGTACGGGCATCTCCTGCATGATGATCCTGAATATGCGGAAGCGGCTTTGAACTTTGCCGAGAATGTGAAAGACGTTAGCCAGATGTTGATGGAAAAAGGCAACATTCCGCAGTTCGCCGTTAAGGAAAACGGCTCAGGTCATGAGCGTGTCGCAGTCACGTATCAAGATTCCTGTCACCTGCGTAATGTCATGAAAGCCGGTAACGCGCCGCGCGATCTTATGAACCGAATCGAAGGGGCTCGATTGGTTGAACTTCAGGGAGCTGACCGCTGCTGCGGCTCGGCGGGTATTTATAATCTAGTCCAACCTCAAATGTCAATGGACATTCTTGATCATAAGATGGAGCATGTCAAGCAGACTCAGGCCCACTACCTGCTGACGAGCAACCCAGGCTGCTTGCTGCAGATGAAGCTGGGCATCGAGCGTGAGCAGATGTCCGAGCAGATGAAGGCTGTGCATATCGTGGATTTTTTATATGAAAATTTGGTGAAATAAGGAATACGGATCTTGTATTTTCGCCTAATTATACGTATGATGAAGGTGATTTTAGCACAGATAATCTAAGGTGAGCAGGGAACCTATATGTCTATAAATGATAATATTTTGATCAAAATTCGCGAGATGAAAGACAGTTTAACTCCCGTGGAGAAGCTGGTCGCTGAGTATATTCTAGACAATGTGGACGAGATTCCACATCTATCGATTAATAGTCTTGCTAAGCTAACGAAAACGAGTGATGCTTCCGTCCTTCGCTTCTGCAAAACGATGGGATATAAAGGGTACCGCAACTTCATTGTGAGTATTTCAGCCTCTCTGGGGTCGATGGATGAAGAACAGAAGGACCAATACACAGATATTCAACCAGGCGATGATCTCTCTACCATTATCTCGAACATCTCACATAACAATAGTAAATCCATTGAAGACACGCTAAGTGTGATTGATAAAAATGAGATCGCCCGCGCGGTCCAAGTGTTACGTGAATGCAACCGGATCGTGTTCTTCGGTATAGGTGCGTCTGGCTTGGTAGGGATGGACGCAGAGCAGAAATTTTCAAGAATTAATAAAATGTGCCATACGTATACAGACGGCCACAGCCAACTAACTGCCGCAACGCTGCTGGGGAAGAGTGATGTCGCGATTTTTATTTCCAATTCGGGCAGCACGATTGAAATTCTGGATACATTGGAAATTGCCAAGAAAAACGGAGCCACCATTATCGCCATCACGAAGTATAATAAAAGCGCATTAGCCGATAATGCGAATATCGTGCTCAGCATTTCGACTCCCGAGGTGACCATTCGTAGTGGAGCGATGGGCTCGCGCATTGCGATGTTGACGGTCATTGATATTCTTTTTGCAGGCGTAGCGAGCAGCGAGTATAAGCATGTGAAGAAATTTTTGGCCAAAACACACGACATTATTGCAAGCAGTAAGCATAGAAAATAAGCTTTGAGATATACTAACGGCGTCCTGCTTAGGCGCCGTTTTTTGTCGAAAAATAAGAAATAAAAAATCAGTTATTTGTTTCATGATAAAATAAAATTTCAAAAAGTATTGACCAAAATGAAATTTTCCGTTAACATTAGACCAGTAAGAGAGAGTAAGCAAGGCAGGAGGACAGCTATGGATGAGTATCTATCGGGTTTAACTACGGAAGAGATTAACGAGAAGACACAGACGATTGATGAATGTACAACAGAACAAATGCTTCGGATGATGAATGAACAAGATGCTTTGGTTCCAGCAGCAGTCGGAGCTGAAATACCGCAGATTATGAAAGCGGTTGATATTTTGCATGGAGTTCTCAGAAACGGTGGCAGAATGTTCTACGTAGGAGCTGGTTCTTCTGGCAGACTCGGTGTGCTTGATGCATCTGAATGTCCTCCAACCTTTGGCATTGATCCATTGATGGTGCAAGGCCATATCGCTGGTGGCGATGGCGCATTGCGAACAGCAGTGGAAGGTTTTGAAGACAACGCTGAGGAGGGGGTCGCCCTCATTGAACGATGCGGAGTGACAGATAAGGATGCGGTAATTGGGATTACGGCCAGCGGAAGTGCGCAGTTTGTTATAGCTTGCCTAAAGAAGGCAAAAGAAATTGGTGCTGCCACGATTGGGGTCGTAAATAACAAGAATTCTAAGTTGGTAGCTGTTACTGATGTATGCATCGCGCCAGTGGTTGGGCCGGAAGTAATTATGGGATCTACTCGTCTGAAGGCGGGTACAGCACAGAAGCTGGTCCTTAACATGCTGACAACCGGAACAATGGTTAAGCTTGGAAAGACGTATAACAATCTCATGGTTGACATGAAGGCTAGTAATATCAAGTTGTACGATCGCTCTGTTCGCATTATTCGGATAGCGACAGGGGTGGATGAAGCTACAGCAATTGCTCATCTAGAGAAAGCATCCATGAACTGCAAACTTGCCATTATGATGATTAAAACTGGCATGGAAGTGAAGGAAGCAGAAGAAGCATTAACACAGTGTGAGGGTAGTTTAAAGAGGGCCATACGTACTTATGTTCAAGTTGTGTAAATAACTGAAATTATTAGGAGGTCTATTTATTATGAAAAGTAAAATGCCCGTATTAGCTTCTGTTGTAGCATTATCGATGATGGCTTTAACAGCTTGTGGTGGTTCAGGTACAAAAGAATCAACTACACCTGCAGGTACAGCGGCTCCAGCTGCTACTGCCAGCACTGCCAAAGATACCATCACGGCTTTGCTTCCACCGGTTTCACCGAACTACCAAAAGAATTTTGAGCAAATGTCCAAGGATTTCACGGCCTTGTATCCGAATCTGACGTTGAAAATCGAACCAGCTAGCTGGGAAGATGTGAAACAAAAGTTGGATACACAAGTGAATGCAGGAAGCCCGCCGGATATCGCTTTCGGAGGATCTGACAGCATTCCGAAGTATATCGAGCAAGGCTTGTTGATGGATATTACGGGTACAGCAACGCCTGATATGGTGAACGATTTCGATAAAGCTCCTCTTGAATATATGAAGAACGGCAAGGGATTGTACGGCTTCCCAGCGTATATGGAAGTTCATGCACTTGGCGGTAACAAAGAGTTCTTAGAGAAGGCCGGTATTGACTGGAAAAAAGTACAGACAAACGGTTGGACATACGATGAATTCCGTCAAGCGATCAAAAAAGGCGTTGTCACTGAAAACGGTAAAACAAGATATGGTTTTGTTTTCGCTGTAAAAGGTGTAGCAGCAGTCGATTACCTAGGTATTATGGCCAAAAATGCAGGCATGCCGCATGCGTTTAATAAAGACTTGAAATATGCGTATACTAGCAAAAACTACCTTGGTTTGCTGAAAGATCTTCGTGCATTGATCGATGATGGTTCTATGCCGAAAGAGCTTAGCTCCGTGGATGCGGGTAAACGTTGGAATATGTTCTTAACGGCTCAAACGATGATCACAGGTAAAGGTCTTGCAACTTTCGAGAACTCTGCGAAAGCGAATAACGCTAAGATTAAAGCTGCTGATGGTTCCGCAGTGAAAGACAGTGTGCCAGTTGACTATATCGTATTGCCAGCTCCTACATTCCAAGGTGCGAAGCCTTCTGCCGCTACGGTTGTTGATGGTTACATGGCATTCCGCGGTAAAAAGGAGCCGACTGCAGAGCATAAAGCGAATGTCGTGAAAGCGGCTTACTTCCTAGCTAGCGGTAAGGTTGCAGCAACAACGAACAATGATTTGTTCGCAGCACACATCACGCAAAGCGGTAAAAAAGAAGCAGCAAACATGAAAATTGACAGAAACCCTGACAACGTTGCTGCTGTAGAGAATATGCTTAAAAACGCAACACCAGCTCGTTCAGACATTCCTTCTGATTTGTCTGCTAAAGCGATCAAAATAGAAACAGAAGTTATCGTTCCTAAATTCCAAGGTCTAATCGCAGGTGAGGTTACACCTGAAGCGATGTATGAAGCTGTTAAAACTGCTGCCATTGCGGCCTTCGGCGCTGACGGAATCGTGAAAGACTAAGAATAGGGTATAAACCTCGGATAGTCGGGCAGAACATTGCCCGGCTATCCGAACTATTTTAAGCAAGTTGTGAAAAGAGGGTTGAATCGGATGGCATTAATGGCGAAGTCGATAAAGCGAAAAGGAATTAAGGGAGAAGGCACCTGGGGATATATCTTTATTGCTGTGTCTTTAGTTGTGTTTGCCATGTTCACAGCTTACCCGGTCGTAAGCGCGTTTATCATTAGTCTACAAAAATATAAACCACTGGGCTCTACCTATGTCGGCTTGGATAACTACGCGAGTACATTGAAAGATGCTCTGTTCTGGAAGGCTATGAAAAATACGCTGGTCTATACCGTATTGACCGTACCTGTAAACCTGATTCTTTCGATGGCCATTGCTGTGTTGATTCTGCCGCTTAGAAAGAAAACACAATCCTTTTTCAAAGGGATTTACTATTTGCCCGTTGTGGCTTCAGGTGTTGCTTTATCCGTCGTATGGCTTTGGATTTTCGATCCTTTAGAGGGCGGAATTTTAAACCAACTTATTCATTTCTTTGGTTTTCAGAATCAGAACTGGCTAGGTTCCAGTAAAACAGCAATGTTCTCTTTGGTGTTCATGTCCTGGATGTCCAGTCATGGTACCAGCATTATTATTTATTTAGCAGGTTTGCTCGGCATTGATGATACGTATTATGAAGCAGCAGAAATGGATGGCGCGAATTTCCTTCAAAAGCTGTGGTATATCGTAGTTCCTAGCCTTAAACCAGCAACGTTGTTCCTGCTAGTAACAGGTGTAATCGGTTCCTTCCAAGTATTCCAGAACGCTTACCTAATGACAGGCGGCGGTCCTAACAATTCGACGACAATGGTAGGGTTACTTATCTTCAACAGCGCATTTACGTATTTCGAATTTGGCAAAGCAGCGGCACAATCTCTCATTCTAGCCGTTATTATAGCAGGCGTATCCGTTATTCAATTTAAATATGCGGGTAAAGACGTCGAGTATTAAGAAAGGGGATATAAAATGTCTTTATATAGCAATCATGCTGGCAATCCAAAGGTTAAAAAAATCCGCAATTCAGTCATTTTTATCGTCCTTCTTCTTTTTGCTCTGGCGACGATTTTCCCGATTTATTTCATGGTCATATCTGCACTCGGAGATCCCGTTGAAGCCGGTGCGGTTAGTTATTCCATTTTTCCATCAAAAGTCTCGTTCGCTTCCTTCAAATTCTTCTTTGATTATAGCGAATACTCCTATCGCTGGTTAGTGAATTCACTGATCGTGGCTTCGACAGTAACGGTTTCTAATGTCATTTTCGCCAGCATGGCGGGGTACGCTTTTTCTAAACTTCGCTTCAAAGGTAGAGGCGTGTTGTTTGGGATATTATTGATGTCCATGATGATTCCCTATCA
This window encodes:
- a CDS encoding (Fe-S)-binding protein, which translates into the protein MSETSIKPKLASTSVNPLAERLKLTLNYDELSNCIRCGFCQPSCPTFKETGIEAASPRGRLALMKAVVDDLMVPDEAFREQMDLCLGCRACEPVCPADVKYGQLLEQTRDAIEKHTEHRWWVKPIRNAVFKQLFPNQKRMRLLGSALRIYQRFGIQGLVQKSGFMKLLPDTMSQMERILPEASAKGVIEQLGTYVPASGGRKPIATVGMFRGCIMDVLFTETNINTVKLLSEAGFDVVIPEAQNCCGALHAHSGELDQARELAKKNVDAFRTAGVDYIISNAGGCGALLVEYGHLLHDDPEYAEAALNFAENVKDVSQMLMEKGNIPQFAVKENGSGHERVAVTYQDSCHLRNVMKAGNAPRDLMNRIEGARLVELQGADRCCGSAGIYNLVQPQMSMDILDHKMEHVKQTQAHYLLTSNPGCLLQMKLGIEREQMSEQMKAVHIVDFLYENLVK
- a CDS encoding MurR/RpiR family transcriptional regulator, translated to MSINDNILIKIREMKDSLTPVEKLVAEYILDNVDEIPHLSINSLAKLTKTSDASVLRFCKTMGYKGYRNFIVSISASLGSMDEEQKDQYTDIQPGDDLSTIISNISHNNSKSIEDTLSVIDKNEIARAVQVLRECNRIVFFGIGASGLVGMDAEQKFSRINKMCHTYTDGHSQLTAATLLGKSDVAIFISNSGSTIEILDTLEIAKKNGATIIAITKYNKSALADNANIVLSISTPEVTIRSGAMGSRIAMLTVIDILFAGVASSEYKHVKKFLAKTHDIIASSKHRK
- a CDS encoding FadR/GntR family transcriptional regulator, whose protein sequence is MSSSFQSIKPQKGSDIVQEQLKQRIESGEYEPGYRLPSVVDLAAGFNVGRSTIREALSALKAMGWLDIRHGGGTFVSKVLPTETPLESGDFFHRKESIQEVLEIRKYIESGCAALAAKRRTKAELEHFEQTIARMHEVLEDEKASEEADLEFHLLIAKASHNSLFIQMMDSLTKRMQESMGDSRRLWFFSELASGQQLLEEHIGIYEAIRAQNETLASDRMMQHLLKVESVLENK
- a CDS encoding FAD-binding oxidoreductase is translated as MLAESIRQQLRQIVGEAWFKDDPEALVTHSYDATPMVQNLPDGVIYPHTREHVSEILKLANEHRIPIVGRGAGSNLCGGTVATEGGIIMVMNRMNKLIEIDQENLTATFQPGLNTKEFHLAVEALGLFYPPDPSSMVISTLGGNIMECAGGLRGLKYGTTKDYVIGLEAVLPSGEIIRTGGKLYKDVAGYDLTKLLVGSEGTLAIITEATVKLLPAPKYKKTMLAMYKDIYAAAKTVSAIIGHQIIPATLEFIDNPTLRVVEAFNKIGLPLDMEAVLLIEQDGNDMVQVERDIEAMTRICHEQGAADVKIASSAEEATKLMMARRSALSTLARIRPTTILEDATVPRSKIADMVIEINKIAKKYNVQICTFGHAGDGNLHPTCTTDARDKDEIHRVEQAFEEIFDAAIRMGGTITGEHGVGMMKAPYLEWKVGEAGIELMKGIKRAFDPNNIMNPGKIFAKESRKRLVVQR
- a CDS encoding ABC transporter substrate-binding protein, producing the protein MKSKMPVLASVVALSMMALTACGGSGTKESTTPAGTAAPAATASTAKDTITALLPPVSPNYQKNFEQMSKDFTALYPNLTLKIEPASWEDVKQKLDTQVNAGSPPDIAFGGSDSIPKYIEQGLLMDITGTATPDMVNDFDKAPLEYMKNGKGLYGFPAYMEVHALGGNKEFLEKAGIDWKKVQTNGWTYDEFRQAIKKGVVTENGKTRYGFVFAVKGVAAVDYLGIMAKNAGMPHAFNKDLKYAYTSKNYLGLLKDLRALIDDGSMPKELSSVDAGKRWNMFLTAQTMITGKGLATFENSAKANNAKIKAADGSAVKDSVPVDYIVLPAPTFQGAKPSAATVVDGYMAFRGKKEPTAEHKANVVKAAYFLASGKVAATTNNDLFAAHITQSGKKEAANMKIDRNPDNVAAVENMLKNATPARSDIPSDLSAKAIKIETEVIVPKFQGLIAGEVTPEAMYEAVKTAAIAAFGADGIVKD
- a CDS encoding carbohydrate ABC transporter permease, coding for MALMAKSIKRKGIKGEGTWGYIFIAVSLVVFAMFTAYPVVSAFIISLQKYKPLGSTYVGLDNYASTLKDALFWKAMKNTLVYTVLTVPVNLILSMAIAVLILPLRKKTQSFFKGIYYLPVVASGVALSVVWLWIFDPLEGGILNQLIHFFGFQNQNWLGSSKTAMFSLVFMSWMSSHGTSIIIYLAGLLGIDDTYYEAAEMDGANFLQKLWYIVVPSLKPATLFLLVTGVIGSFQVFQNAYLMTGGGPNNSTTMVGLLIFNSAFTYFEFGKAAAQSLILAVIIAGVSVIQFKYAGKDVEY
- the murQ gene encoding N-acetylmuramic acid 6-phosphate etherase — encoded protein: MDEYLSGLTTEEINEKTQTIDECTTEQMLRMMNEQDALVPAAVGAEIPQIMKAVDILHGVLRNGGRMFYVGAGSSGRLGVLDASECPPTFGIDPLMVQGHIAGGDGALRTAVEGFEDNAEEGVALIERCGVTDKDAVIGITASGSAQFVIACLKKAKEIGAATIGVVNNKNSKLVAVTDVCIAPVVGPEVIMGSTRLKAGTAQKLVLNMLTTGTMVKLGKTYNNLMVDMKASNIKLYDRSVRIIRIATGVDEATAIAHLEKASMNCKLAIMMIKTGMEVKEAEEALTQCEGSLKRAIRTYVQVV
- a CDS encoding S-layer homology domain-containing protein gives rise to the protein MKNNLMKKVVATGLVLTMVMGGGAAAFAHGNDKNDNKGFSNNFNQKGSFKGNTNITININFNDMKNAEWAMRYIASLASKRVFEGYEDGSFKPEKTVTRIEAITAAVRLMGLREQAESDAEKATKLNFKDADKVPAWAVGYVAVALENDLFTESDDSVKPNEEANRLWATTLLVKALKLNAEAKAQMTATLTFKDAKKVPAGSVGYVKVAVDKGLVNGFEDNTFRPEQNVTRAQLAALLDRTSEQLPGQDQNTSTGTVSTAVYNNVLGVTSNGTVTNYNLHPDVFVLRNGVKVAPSQIAVGDTVKLRKYEDTVVFIEVTGTAPVSTNFDVVGILSATTINAQGKIATITLTQNINGVDQSTVYNVGANFTLTGNLANFSTGHVVELKGSNQAVTTIDVK